From the Priestia koreensis genome, one window contains:
- the lanM gene encoding type 2 lanthipeptide synthetase LanM yields the protein MQLVAEKLVYAVENLFADEINQTKDKVKEHLSKQNCVAHAEIASMDCLHTLLQYHVWRLCHKTFVYEFHKYRESLSYPADPSSSKIFDQYVSTIDKEIVSKWFEKYDFLKKMITQSVKNTRSFIESVSQHFSNDAALLLSKGLIKSGAKLQSITPLESDPHNGSKVNLCLEFESSIKLLYKPRSLEVDVLIDNLFSETLKFDALQGHSPVPRTINRDKYGWQEFVQHTSINQLETSDAYYNLGLCAAVFSCLGATDLHDENIIFNGTFPYFVDLETSLQPKYHDGRGHSLPELMQGRIMRSIANTSIIPAKQLTLPHEILIGAINTPYPQETNEMVFTLKNAGTDAIDLAKEKITVKRTTVPITLVGNQPPDPLPFQKDFLNGYSDGYEKVMDKREQIYSTLTHIECSVRVVIRPTSQYYFMLDACLFPENLIDETTINKVLHYLKPPKLVRDSEIAKKTLKEEIRSIKAGDIPHFSIKANDKRLYSMDFVSNDIFDVSPANNAITMLQELSEEKLIHDQRIIAEGYSEIRIHESKYKNIEDLGYQSPLFSNALQKVTKDNPDPLVELIQSLAITTKGDNAETGWIGGVYGNIPISYDSIALISLHDTGGILFLLEHMKEYKQSSQEYIELLNQANKGLSSLRHAFSAQLESAPKSIISGASSLDFVFGHHLTRAKEIEDVATQLLSEDTAIGDAFIGLTGLGLTLASFSNTPNETLRELESKIFIESSSAMLPSDGIAHGNLGTIWSQFRLSYALKNMEKCNQLLEQALQISFPNSAGWCNGNAGLLMVLAEMASLLNQPIDLYEVAKRSTELFKDRPVDLSICHGAAGVLQSLLFAYQALGDSWYLSLANQYWENTLNLAKTNGFYTGEKNRDYLLGYFLGWSGVADSALMLKMYNNNKSIWFPLNLSSVSYQQNYAYKINPPKRNLEEMSQ from the coding sequence ATGCAGTTAGTAGCGGAGAAACTTGTCTATGCTGTGGAAAATTTATTTGCCGATGAAATAAACCAAACGAAAGATAAAGTAAAAGAACATCTATCTAAACAAAATTGTGTGGCTCATGCAGAAATAGCATCTATGGATTGTTTACATACATTACTGCAATATCACGTATGGAGACTATGTCATAAAACGTTTGTATATGAATTTCACAAATATCGAGAAAGTTTGTCTTATCCAGCAGATCCGTCATCCTCAAAGATATTTGATCAATATGTTAGCACGATTGACAAAGAAATCGTAAGTAAGTGGTTCGAAAAATATGATTTTCTAAAAAAAATGATTACACAATCCGTAAAGAATACACGTTCTTTCATTGAAAGTGTATCGCAACACTTTAGCAACGATGCTGCTTTACTCTTATCAAAAGGTTTGATTAAATCAGGGGCAAAGTTGCAGTCTATTACACCTCTTGAATCAGATCCTCATAATGGGTCAAAAGTGAATCTTTGTTTGGAGTTTGAATCATCAATTAAGCTGCTCTATAAGCCTCGCTCTTTAGAGGTGGACGTTTTAATAGATAATTTATTTTCGGAAACGTTAAAATTTGATGCTCTGCAAGGTCATTCTCCGGTTCCTAGAACCATTAATCGAGACAAGTATGGTTGGCAGGAGTTTGTGCAACATACATCGATAAATCAGCTAGAGACTAGTGATGCTTATTATAATTTAGGTTTATGTGCGGCGGTGTTTAGCTGCCTTGGAGCAACAGATTTACATGATGAGAATATTATTTTTAACGGTACATTCCCTTATTTTGTTGATTTAGAAACAAGTTTGCAGCCCAAATACCATGATGGTCGTGGTCATTCTCTTCCAGAACTAATGCAGGGAAGGATCATGCGTTCAATTGCTAACACATCGATTATTCCAGCTAAACAATTAACACTTCCACATGAAATATTAATTGGTGCAATTAATACACCGTATCCACAAGAAACAAACGAAATGGTTTTTACATTAAAAAATGCAGGTACAGATGCAATAGACTTGGCCAAGGAAAAGATTACGGTTAAGCGAACAACTGTCCCAATTACCTTAGTCGGTAATCAGCCACCTGATCCACTTCCATTTCAAAAAGATTTTCTTAATGGTTACTCAGATGGATATGAAAAGGTAATGGATAAACGAGAACAAATTTATTCAACATTAACTCATATTGAATGTTCAGTTAGGGTTGTTATTAGACCTACATCTCAGTATTACTTTATGTTGGATGCTTGCTTGTTTCCGGAAAATCTAATTGATGAAACTACAATCAATAAAGTCTTACATTATTTAAAACCGCCTAAGCTAGTTAGAGATTCGGAAATAGCTAAAAAGACCTTGAAGGAAGAAATTCGGTCTATAAAAGCTGGAGATATTCCGCATTTTTCGATAAAAGCAAATGATAAGCGTTTATATTCCATGGACTTTGTTTCAAATGACATATTTGATGTGTCACCCGCAAATAACGCAATAACGATGTTACAGGAGCTTTCAGAGGAAAAACTAATACATGATCAGCGCATAATTGCAGAAGGCTATTCGGAAATTAGAATACATGAATCTAAGTACAAAAACATTGAGGACTTAGGCTATCAATCACCGCTTTTTTCAAATGCCTTGCAAAAAGTGACAAAAGATAATCCCGATCCTTTAGTGGAGTTAATACAGTCTTTAGCTATTACGACTAAAGGAGATAATGCTGAAACTGGATGGATCGGAGGAGTTTATGGAAATATTCCAATCTCTTATGATTCTATTGCTTTAATTTCGCTTCATGACACGGGAGGTATTTTATTTCTTTTAGAGCACATGAAAGAGTACAAGCAATCATCCCAAGAGTACATTGAGCTTCTAAATCAGGCTAATAAAGGTTTAAGTTCTCTTCGTCATGCATTTTCTGCGCAATTAGAATCTGCACCAAAATCTATTATATCGGGTGCAAGTTCGTTAGATTTTGTATTTGGTCATCACTTAACTAGAGCGAAAGAAATAGAAGATGTAGCAACGCAGCTTTTATCAGAAGATACAGCAATTGGAGATGCGTTTATTGGTCTAACGGGTTTGGGGCTCACATTAGCATCCTTTTCTAATACACCAAATGAGACATTAAGAGAATTAGAATCCAAGATTTTTATCGAGAGTTCCTCCGCAATGTTACCTAGTGATGGAATAGCACATGGAAATTTAGGAACGATTTGGTCGCAATTTAGATTGTCTTATGCTTTAAAAAACATGGAAAAATGTAATCAATTGTTAGAACAGGCGCTACAAATATCCTTTCCTAATTCTGCAGGTTGGTGTAACGGAAATGCGGGGTTGTTAATGGTTCTAGCCGAAATGGCAAGTTTGTTAAACCAACCAATAGATTTATATGAAGTAGCAAAAAGATCCACTGAGCTATTTAAAGATAGACCTGTAGATTTATCTATATGTCATGGGGCTGCAGGGGTACTTCAATCCCTACTGTTTGCCTATCAGGCTCTAGGGGATTCATGGTATCTTTCACTTGCAAATCAGTATTGGGAAAACACTTTAAACCTAGCTAAGACAAACGGATTCTATACTGGGGAAAAGAATAGAGATTATCTTTTGGGCTACTTCCTTGGGTGGAGTGGAGTAGCTGATTCAGCTCTTATGTTAAAGATGTATAACAACAATAAGTCTATATGGTTCCCGCTTAATCTGAGTTCTGTTTCGTATCAACAAAACTATGCGTACAAGATTAATCCTCCCAAAAGAAATTTGGAGGAAATGTCACAGTAA